In the genome of Gloeotrichia echinulata CP02, one region contains:
- a CDS encoding type II toxin-antitoxin system HicB family antitoxin: MAIKFILSDYVDRAIAQAIYDKLEDGTFTGRIPVCKGVIAFASTLRDCEDELRSTLEDWILLGLKLGHSLPVMDNIDLNNVLT, from the coding sequence ATGGCGATAAAGTTTATTCTCAGCGACTATGTTGACCGAGCGATCGCCCAGGCAATTTATGACAAGTTAGAAGATGGTACATTTACAGGTAGAATTCCTGTTTGCAAAGGAGTGATCGCCTTTGCATCGACTTTGCGCGACTGTGAGGATGAATTACGCTCGACACTAGAAGACTGGATTTTGCTTGGGTTAAAGCTGGGACATTCTCTACCAGTAATGGATAATATTGATCTCAACAATGTTCTCACTTGA